A portion of the Lolium rigidum isolate FL_2022 chromosome 1, APGP_CSIRO_Lrig_0.1, whole genome shotgun sequence genome contains these proteins:
- the LOC124697794 gene encoding hydroxymethylglutaryl-CoA synthase-like, with amino-acid sequence MEHCKDVGILAMDMYFPPTCVHQEALEAHDGVSKGKYTIGLGQDCMAFCSEVEDVISMSLTVVKSLLEKYNIDPKLIGRLEVGSETVIDKSKSIKTWLMQIFEESGNTDIEGVDSSNACYGGTAALLNCVNWVESKCWDGRYGLVVCTDSAVYADGPARPTGGAAAIAMLVGPNAPISFESKYRASHMAHVYDFYKPDLASEYPVVDGKLSQTCYLMALDSCYKQYCAKYEKLVGEQFSISDADYCVFHSPYNKLVQKSFARLYFNDFMRNCSSVDAAAKEKLQPFVNLTSEESYQSRDLEKGSQQLAKHLYDIKVQPSTLLPKQLGNMYTASLYAALASVIYNKHASLSGQRILMFSYGSGLTSTMFSFRLNDGQHPFSLAKIASVLDVTGKLESRHETSPEKFIETLKLMEHRYGAKDFETNKDTSLLPPGTFYLTKVDSMYRRFYDKKAADGINKCSNGIANGH; translated from the exons ATGGAGCACTGCAAGGATGTCGGGATCCTCGCCATGGACATGTACTTCCCTCCCACCTGCGTCCACCAG GAAGCGCTGGAGGCTCATGACGGAGTTAGCAAGGGGAAGTACACGATTGGTCTCGGGCAAGATTGTATGGCCTTCTGCAGCGAGGTGGAAGACGTCATCTCAATGAG CTTGACAGTTGTCAAATCCCTCCTGGAAAAGTACAACATCGATCCCAAGCTCATTGGCCGCCTGGAGGTTGGTAGCGAGACGGTGATTGACAAAAGCAAGTCCATCAAAACGTGGCTCATGCAGATTTTCGAG GAAAGTGGTAATACTGACATTGAAGGAGTTGACTCCAGCAACGCTTGTTATGGTGGCACAGCTGCCCTGTTGAACTGTGTGAATTGGGTCGAAAGTAAATGCTGGGATGGGCGTTATGGCCTTGTTGTCTGCACAGATAGCGCG GTTTATGCAGACGGACCGGCTCGGCCTACTGGGGGTGCTGCGGCTATTGCAATGCTTGTTGGCCCAAATGCACCTATTTCGTTTGAAAGTAAATATAGAGCTTCTCACATGGCCCATGTTTACGATTTCTACAAGCCTGATCTTGCAAGCGAATACCCG GTTGTCGATGGAAAACTATCTCAAACATGCTATCTGATGGCTCTGGATTCATGCTATAAACAATATTGCGCCAA GTATGAAAAGCTCGTGGGAGAACAATTCTCAATTTCTGACGCAGATTATTGCGTGTTTCATTCTCCATATAATAAG CTTGTACAGAAGAGTTTTGCTCGACTTTACTTCAATGATTTCATGCGCAATTGCAG TTCGGTTGATGCTGCTGCTAAAGAGAAGCTTCAGCCATTTGTAAACTtgaccagtgaagaaagctaccaaaGTCGTGACTTGGAAAAG GGCTCTCAACAACTTGCCAAGCATTTGTATGACATCAAAGTTCAACCATCAACTTTGCTTCCAAAACAACTCGGTAACATGTATACCGCCTCTCTTTATGCTGCATTGGCATCTGTAATCTACAACAAGCATGCCAGCCTG AGCGGTCAACGAATTCTCATGTTCTCTTATGGCAGTGGGTTGACATCCACTATGTTTTCATTTAGACTAAATGACGGCCAGCATCCCTTTAGTTTAGCAAAAATTGCTTCAGTGCTTGATGTGACGGGAAAGCTCGAGTCAAGGCATGAG ACCTCACCCGAGAAGTTCATCGAGACACTGAAGCTGATGGAGCACCGATACGGAGCAAAagattttgaaacaaacaaagaCACAAGCTTGCTGCCACCAGGAACATTCTACCTTACAAAAGTTGATTCAATGTACAGGAGGTTCTATGACAAGAAAGCAGCAGATGGCATTAACAAGTGCAGCAACGGCATTGCAAATGGTCACTAG
- the LOC124697691 gene encoding uncharacterized protein LOC124697691, which translates to MLFLLSKYLSRGSKSTAAGDDDDDNRRKMPAASNGAAEGGRGCMAGCVPVRAKRAATVTTTVTTTSARTSRHNFVRSAAAGLFPAAREFTNHESLPALPDAYAEFAAAFPQHGGLAGPADAIRDGEYGHLDRHVCLDYTGMNLFSHAQMNSSVPSTSAPAAAPPAWQPPFFDIAYRSASLRSQVQQCGDGAAVAARGVSAAVKRRIMASLKIPEDEYTMVCTANRTSAFRLLAESYSFTPGGGGGGRKKLLAVYDYESEAVGAMAESARGRGAEVLHASFAWPSMRVHAADLRKKLLRGRRRQGGRGLFVFPLVSRMTGARYPYLWMSAAAEQGWHVVLDACALGAKDLDTLGLSLLRPDFIVCNFFKVFGENPSGFAGLFVKKASLAALERSAVARSIGIVDIVPARRWSLRDDYSTDLDTSLTFPKLSGPLEPAADDLDTTSSFSGPLSSTAIGRRTDADENGEICEVDSTPYADEEDNDNPLPAPPQAAAEAEEESMLEVECRGLDHADALGLIAIGNRLRCISNWLVVAMQRLRHPHPEHGGGQQLVRLYGPRVKFERGPSLAFNVYDWKGEKVAPLLVQKLADRHCISLTCGFLHNIWFADKYEADRCAVLEQRSDGAGEVGIHVVSASLGFLSNFQDAYRLWAFVAKFLDADFVEKERWRYTALNQKTVEV; encoded by the coding sequence ATGCTCTTCCTCCTCAGCAAGTACTTATCCAGGGGCAGCAAGAGCACggcagccggcgacgacgacgacgacaacaggCGCAAGATGCCGGCGGCGTCCAACGGTGCCGCGGAGGGCGGGCGCGGGTGCATGGCCGGCTGCGTGCCGGTGCGCGCCAAGCGGGCGGCCACGGTCACCACCACGGTCACCACGACGTCGGCGCGGACGTCGCGGCACAACTTCGTCAGGTCCGCGGCCGCGGGGCTGTTCCCCGCGGCGCGGGAGTTCACCAACCACGAGTCCCTCCCCGCGCTCCCGGACGCCTACGCCGagttcgccgccgccttcccgcagcacggcgggctcgccggccccgCGGACGCGATCAGGGACGGCGAGTACGGCCACCTCGACCGCCACGTCTGCCTCGACTACACCGGGATGAACCTCTTCTCCCACGCGCAGATGAACTCGTCCGTGCCGTCCACGTCGGCTCCggccgcggcgccgccggcgtGGCAGCCGCCCTTCTTCGACATCGCGTACAGGTCCGCCAGCCTGCGGTCGCAGGTGCAGCAATGCGGGGACGGCGCCGCTGTGGCGGCGAGGGGCGTCAGCGCCGCCGTGAAGAGGCGCATCATGGCGTCGCTCAAGATCCCAGAGGACGAGTACACCATGGTGTGCACCGCGAACCGGACCAGCGCCTTCCGGCTCCTGGCGGAGTCCTACTCCTTCACgccggggggcggcggcggcggcaggaagaAGCTGCTCGCGGTGTACGACTACGAGAGCGAGGCGGTGGGGGCCATGGCCGagagcgcgcgcgggcgcggcgcgGAGGTGCTGCACGCGAGCTTCGCGTGGCCGAGCATGCGCGTGCACGCCGCCGACCTCCGCAAGAAGCTGctccgcgggcggcggcggcagggcggCCGCGGGCTCTTCGTGTTCCCGCTGGTGTCCCGGATGACGGGCGCCAGGTACCCGTACCTGTGGATGAGCGCGGCGGCGGAGCAGGGGTGGCACGTGGTGCTGGACGCGTGCGCGCTCGGCGCCAAGGACCTCGACACGCTCGGCCTCTCCCTCCTCCGCCCGGACTTCATCGTCTGCAACTTCTTCAAGGTGTTCGGCGAGAACCCCTCGGGCTTCGCGGGCCTCTTCGTCAAGAAGGCCAGCCTCGCCGCGCTCGAGCGCTCCGCCGTCGCGCGAAGCATCGGCATCGTGGACATCGTCCCGGCGCGCCGGTGGTCGCTCCGCGACGACTACTCCACCGACCTCGACACCTCGCTCACCTTCCCCAAGCTCTCCGGGCCGCTGGAGCCAGCGGCGGACGACCTCGACACCACCAGCTCTTTCTCCGGGCCGCTTAGTTCCACCGCCATCGGTCGCCGGACTGACGCGGACGAGAATGGTGAGATCTGCGAGGTGGACAGCACGCCGTATGCAGACGAAGAAGATAACGACAATCCACTGCCGGCGCCGCCGCAAGCAGCAGCGGAAGCAGAGGAAGAGAGCATGCTGGAGGTGGAGTGCAGGGGGCTGGACCACGCGGACGCGCTGGGCCTGATCGCCATCGGCAACCGGCTGCGGTGCATCAGCAACTGGCTGGTGGTGGCGATGCAGAGGCTGCGGCACCCGcacccggagcacggcggcgggcaGCAGCTGGTGCGGCTGTACGGGCCGCGCGTCAAGTTCGAGCGGGGGCCGTCGCTGGCGTTCAACGTGTACGACTGGAAGGGGGAGAAGGTGGCGCCGTTGCTGGTGCAGAAGCTCGCCGACCGGCACTGCATCTCCCTCACCTGCGGCTTCCTGCACAACATCTGGTTCGCCGACAAGTACGAGGCCGACAGGTGCGCCGTGCTCGAGCAGAGAAGCGACGGCGCCGGCGAGGTGGGGATCCACGTGGTGAGCGCCTCGCTGGGGTTCCTGAGCAACTTCCAGGACGCCTACAGGCTGTGGGCGTTCGTGGCCAAGTTCTTGGACGCCGACTTCGTGGAGAAGGAGAGGTGGAGGTACACGGCGCTCAACCAGAAGACCGTCGAGGTGTAG